A DNA window from Chryseobacterium scophthalmum contains the following coding sequences:
- a CDS encoding TetR/AcrR family transcriptional regulator — MSKAEKTKQFIIEKTATLFNTKGYTATSLSDITEATGLTKGSIYGNFENKDEVSLEVYKYNSGILKKSLMRSFSEEFPTMSDKLYAFVSFYRKNWQLVFLHGGCPLMNAATESDDTFPALNNQVKLSFQDWTETISKIIKTGQTNNEFSQEIDPEQYASLFIILIEGGILLSKTTGDEKHLNLALDRILILIDQEIKKNPL, encoded by the coding sequence ATGTCAAAAGCAGAAAAGACAAAACAATTCATTATTGAAAAAACGGCAACTTTGTTTAATACCAAAGGTTATACTGCTACGTCTTTATCCGACATTACTGAAGCAACTGGCCTTACCAAAGGCAGCATCTACGGAAATTTTGAAAACAAAGACGAAGTATCACTCGAAGTTTATAAATACAATTCGGGAATTCTCAAAAAAAGTTTAATGAGATCATTCAGCGAAGAGTTTCCGACAATGTCTGATAAACTATACGCTTTTGTGTCTTTTTACCGAAAAAACTGGCAGTTGGTTTTTCTACATGGCGGTTGCCCTCTAATGAATGCAGCAACGGAATCTGATGACACTTTCCCCGCATTAAACAATCAGGTAAAATTATCTTTCCAAGACTGGACAGAAACTATTTCTAAAATTATTAAAACCGGACAAACTAATAATGAGTTCAGTCAGGAAATAGATCCGGAACAATACGCTTCACTTTTCATTATTCTTATTGAAGGCGGAATTTTGCTTTCAAAAACAACAGGCGACGAGAAACATTTAAATCTTGCTTTAGACAGAATTTTAATACTCATCGACCAAGAAATTAAAAAAAATCCTTTATAA
- a CDS encoding OsmC family protein produces the protein MKRNATAVWNGTVKEGKGHITTQSTTLNQTQYSFGSRFEDGVGTNPEELLAAAHAGCFTMKLSAELTQAGFTPEELTTKSVITLDPAAGKITKSELTLTAKIPGISEEDFQKYAKIAEEGCPVSQAFSFEISLNATLAN, from the coding sequence ATGAAACGTAACGCAACAGCCGTTTGGAACGGTACCGTAAAAGAAGGAAAAGGACATATCACAACGCAAAGCACCACTTTAAATCAAACTCAATATTCTTTCGGAAGTCGTTTCGAGGATGGAGTTGGAACCAATCCTGAAGAATTATTGGCTGCAGCTCACGCAGGATGTTTCACCATGAAACTGAGTGCAGAATTGACTCAAGCCGGCTTTACACCAGAAGAATTAACCACAAAATCAGTAATCACATTAGATCCTGCAGCAGGAAAAATCACTAAATCTGAATTGACATTAACAGCTAAAATCCCTGGAATTTCTGAAGAAGATTTTCAAAAGTATGCGAAAATCGCTGAAGAAGGCTGTCCTGTAAGTCAGGCTTTTAGTTTTGAAATTAGCTTGAATGCTACTTTGGCAAACTAA
- a CDS encoding TonB-dependent receptor domain-containing protein: MKLYFTKAILGAFLLFATFVSAQNLSKNQFKVKGNCEMCKERIETTAKKAGAKSAQYSIDSQTLTIETSEKVSPEEVLKKVAEAGHDNEKFKAPDETYEKLPGCCHYDRDLKTENSNVENHNHSKGENEFFVKGNCESCKARIEKAAKSAGANSAEWSAEKQTVTLNFDSSKTSADQILKKIAEVGHDNEKYKTTDDVYKKLPGCCLYDRDIEFGEKNEKVHSNETEKEFAEKQANTEISNHSSHTTGEKNIEGVTITATKAATSISKKEAGLVFNIDSKELLKAACCNLSESFETNATVDVSFSNAVTGTKQLKMLGLDQKYTSLTKELLPEIRGLASAYGLNFIPGRWIESIQLTKGGSTVTNGYESITGQINTELIKNSKTPETSLNLFADFNGRAEANVTHVAAINDKWSQTFLLHGNGTFGDTDMNDDNFLDRPKGTQINAAYLLNYNDLERSGFGSHFGINFIKDERTAGQIGFDKKLPQSEQSLYGVGIDISRFQVWNKTGYVFKGKPYQSLGWMNQYVYHQQDSFFGLRNYSGQQHTYYSNLIFESILGNTNHKYKAGASFLYDGYEENYLVDNFKRNEIVPGVFAEYTLTGLKYTLVAGARADFHNLAGTQFTPRLNFKYDFTPQTIFRLSAGRGFRTANIFAESQQYFASNRNIQILQNGGDIYGLRPEIAWNYGASLQQEFKIFGKKSTIVADFFRTDFQDQVLVDLDRSPQQLTFYNLDGKSFANSFQTQWDFTPFKNFDVRLAYKYYDVQADYLDGRREVPFMAKHRGFVNLAYATNKNKNEGFWSFDTTLNWVGKQRLPNTSTNPAEFQLPMYSESYAVLNAQISRNFNKKLRAYLGGENLTSYHQENAIMDFRNPFGNYFDGGMVYAPIMKANFYVGFDVTF, translated from the coding sequence ATGAAATTATATTTTACCAAGGCAATCCTTGGCGCATTCTTACTATTCGCAACATTTGTATCAGCTCAAAACCTTTCTAAAAATCAGTTTAAGGTAAAAGGAAACTGCGAAATGTGCAAAGAGAGAATAGAAACAACTGCCAAAAAAGCAGGTGCAAAATCAGCACAATATTCAATAGATTCACAAACGCTTACCATCGAAACTTCAGAAAAAGTTTCACCCGAAGAAGTTCTAAAAAAAGTTGCAGAAGCGGGTCATGACAATGAAAAATTCAAAGCTCCTGATGAAACATATGAGAAACTTCCGGGATGTTGTCATTACGACAGAGACTTAAAAACGGAAAATTCGAACGTAGAAAATCACAATCACTCTAAAGGTGAAAACGAATTTTTCGTGAAAGGAAATTGCGAATCATGTAAAGCAAGAATAGAAAAAGCAGCAAAATCTGCCGGAGCAAATTCAGCAGAATGGAGCGCTGAAAAACAAACAGTAACGTTAAACTTTGACTCTTCTAAAACATCTGCAGACCAAATTCTAAAAAAAATTGCAGAAGTAGGTCATGATAATGAGAAGTACAAAACAACTGATGATGTTTACAAAAAATTGCCGGGATGTTGTCTTTACGACCGTGATATCGAATTTGGAGAAAAAAACGAAAAAGTACACTCTAACGAAACCGAAAAGGAATTTGCAGAAAAACAAGCCAACACAGAAATTTCTAATCACAGTTCTCATACAACCGGTGAAAAAAACATAGAAGGAGTAACCATTACTGCCACAAAAGCTGCAACTTCTATCAGTAAAAAAGAAGCTGGCTTGGTATTTAATATCGATTCTAAAGAGCTTTTAAAAGCAGCTTGTTGTAATTTGTCTGAAAGTTTTGAAACCAACGCAACTGTTGATGTTTCTTTCAGTAACGCGGTAACGGGAACGAAACAGCTTAAAATGTTAGGTTTAGACCAAAAATACACGAGTTTAACCAAAGAATTACTACCCGAAATCAGAGGTTTGGCTTCTGCTTACGGATTAAATTTCATTCCAGGAAGATGGATTGAAAGCATTCAGCTGACAAAAGGAGGAAGTACAGTAACCAACGGTTATGAAAGTATTACAGGGCAAATCAACACAGAACTTATTAAGAATTCTAAAACACCTGAAACTTCATTAAACCTTTTTGCCGATTTCAATGGAAGAGCCGAAGCAAATGTCACGCACGTAGCAGCAATCAATGATAAATGGTCTCAAACTTTTCTCCTTCATGGAAACGGAACTTTTGGAGACACCGATATGAATGATGACAATTTTCTTGACCGTCCGAAAGGAACTCAGATCAATGCAGCTTATTTATTGAATTATAACGACTTGGAGCGTTCTGGTTTTGGATCGCATTTCGGAATTAATTTTATAAAAGATGAACGAACTGCAGGACAAATAGGATTTGATAAAAAACTTCCTCAAAGTGAGCAGTCACTTTACGGTGTTGGAATTGATATTTCAAGATTTCAGGTTTGGAACAAAACAGGATATGTTTTTAAAGGGAAACCTTACCAAAGTTTGGGCTGGATGAATCAATATGTGTATCATCAGCAAGACAGCTTTTTCGGTTTGAGAAATTATTCAGGGCAGCAACACACTTATTATTCTAATTTGATTTTTGAAAGTATTTTAGGAAATACCAATCATAAATACAAAGCTGGAGCGAGTTTCTTATACGATGGTTATGAAGAAAATTATTTAGTGGATAACTTTAAAAGAAACGAAATTGTTCCGGGAGTTTTTGCTGAATATACTTTAACAGGCTTAAAATATACTTTAGTTGCGGGCGCAAGAGCAGATTTTCACAACTTGGCAGGAACACAGTTTACACCAAGATTGAATTTCAAATATGATTTTACTCCGCAAACTATTTTTAGACTTTCTGCGGGAAGAGGTTTCAGAACAGCGAATATTTTTGCTGAAAGCCAACAATATTTTGCATCAAACAGAAATATTCAGATTTTACAAAACGGCGGAGATATTTATGGTTTGAGACCAGAAATTGCATGGAATTACGGAGCGAGTTTACAACAGGAATTTAAAATTTTCGGTAAAAAATCTACTATTGTTGCCGACTTTTTCAGAACAGATTTCCAGGATCAGGTTTTGGTAGATCTTGACCGTTCGCCTCAGCAACTGACGTTTTATAATCTAGATGGAAAATCTTTTGCCAACTCATTCCAAACACAGTGGGATTTTACTCCTTTCAAAAATTTTGATGTAAGATTGGCATACAAATATTATGATGTTCAGGCAGATTATTTGGACGGAAGACGTGAAGTTCCTTTTATGGCAAAGCACAGAGGTTTTGTCAACTTAGCTTATGCTACCAATAAAAATAAAAACGAAGGATTCTGGAGCTTTGATACAACATTGAATTGGGTTGGAAAACAAAGACTTCCAAATACTTCCACCAATCCGGCAGAATTCCAATTGCCGATGTATTCTGAATCTTATGCAGTTTTGAATGCACAGATTTCTAGAAATTTCAATAAAAAATTAAGAGCTTATTTAGGAGGTGAAAACCTAACTTCTTATCACCAAGAAAATGCGATTATGGATTTTAGAAATCCTTTCGGAAATTATTTTGATGGCGGAATGGTTTACGCACCCATTATGAAAGCTAACTTTTACGTTGGGTTTGATGTAACATTTTAA
- a CDS encoding response regulator transcription factor, translating into MSNRILLVEDDQSFGAVLKDYLTINNFEVTLAVDGEQGLKEFTESEFDICIFDVMMPKKDGFSLAEDVKKIDKNTPIIFLTARNMREDILKGYQLGADDYITKPFDTELLLYKIKAILQRSSTLENEEQEQFKISNIFFDSMLRQLRVGDNEYKLSPKENELLKLLCLHRNDFMPRDLALRKIWKKENYFTARSMDVYIAKLRKLLKDDEGLEIINVHGEGFRLLVKN; encoded by the coding sequence ATGAGCAACAGGATATTATTAGTAGAAGACGATCAGAGTTTCGGTGCAGTACTGAAAGATTATCTTACGATAAACAATTTTGAGGTTACCCTTGCAGTAGATGGTGAACAAGGTTTAAAAGAATTTACAGAGAGTGAATTTGACATTTGTATTTTCGACGTGATGATGCCTAAAAAAGACGGTTTTTCATTAGCTGAAGATGTAAAAAAGATTGATAAAAATACACCGATCATTTTCTTGACCGCAAGAAACATGAGAGAAGATATTTTGAAAGGATATCAGTTGGGAGCAGATGACTACATCACAAAACCATTTGATACCGAATTGCTTTTATACAAAATTAAAGCGATTCTTCAGAGAAGCTCTACTTTGGAAAACGAAGAGCAGGAGCAATTTAAAATCAGCAACATTTTCTTCGATTCTATGCTGAGACAATTGAGAGTTGGTGATAACGAATACAAACTTTCGCCTAAAGAAAATGAACTTTTAAAATTACTTTGTCTTCACAGAAACGACTTTATGCCTAGAGATTTAGCATTGAGAAAAATCTGGAAAAAAGAAAACTATTTTACAGCAAGAAGTATGGACGTTTACATTGCCAAACTTAGAAAATTGCTGAAAGACGATGAAGGTTTAGAAATCATCAACGTACACGGTGAAGGTTTCAGACTTTTGGTTAAGAACTAA